A window of the Lactobacillus gasseri ATCC 33323 = JCM 1131 genome harbors these coding sequences:
- a CDS encoding MDR family MFS transporter produces the protein MLKKHALDPIKLIWLFAGSLIINTGVSFIWPLTTIYIHNYLHETLTIAGIVLFINSAFTMVGNALGGFLFDKWHPYQTLLTGVSISTLSTFLLVLFHGWPAYPILLITLGLGNGIVVTGLNSIATLIRSRNASYVFNVLYFTQNLGLVFGSLMVGFILPFGITYIFLLAFIMFAFLSIVVFLEYRGLNQAHAAKGKKVAESEYQEQIPYGAKKAIFSILVCVLAAWIAYEQWNSNISSYMLGLHMSVRLYSLLWTLNAVLIVLIQPLLTYFDDWLTQHLHGRLYIGFSLFGLAFLLLIGASHYFSFVLAMAVLTCGEILAFPAVSTFVNDRATNKDKGKYQGIVQSITSAGRALGPLIGALVIDNFSYLVLFIFCTILVLISVLLFALINAYNKKKIAK, from the coding sequence ATGTTAAAAAAGCATGCGCTAGACCCTATTAAGTTAATTTGGCTATTTGCTGGTTCTCTAATCATCAATACTGGCGTTAGTTTTATTTGGCCACTAACTACAATTTATATTCACAATTATCTTCACGAAACGCTCACTATAGCTGGGATTGTATTATTTATTAACTCCGCTTTTACAATGGTAGGAAATGCACTAGGTGGTTTTTTATTTGATAAGTGGCATCCATATCAAACACTTTTAACTGGCGTAAGCATTTCTACATTATCCACTTTCTTATTGGTCCTCTTTCATGGCTGGCCAGCCTATCCAATCTTGTTAATTACTTTAGGGTTAGGTAATGGGATCGTAGTTACTGGTTTAAATTCTATTGCGACTCTAATTAGGAGTCGAAATGCTTCTTATGTTTTTAACGTTTTATATTTCACACAAAACTTGGGACTAGTCTTTGGCTCGTTAATGGTTGGATTTATTTTACCCTTCGGCATTACTTATATTTTCCTACTTGCCTTTATTATGTTTGCATTTTTAAGTATCGTAGTCTTTCTTGAATATCGCGGTTTAAATCAGGCTCATGCTGCTAAAGGTAAAAAAGTAGCTGAATCAGAATATCAAGAACAGATTCCCTATGGTGCAAAAAAAGCTATTTTTTCTATCTTAGTTTGTGTTCTAGCAGCTTGGATTGCATATGAACAATGGAACTCAAACATTTCTTCCTACATGTTAGGCTTACATATGAGTGTACGTTTATACAGTTTGCTTTGGACTTTAAATGCTGTTTTAATCGTACTCATTCAGCCTCTTTTAACTTACTTCGACGATTGGCTAACCCAGCACTTACACGGTCGTTTATATATTGGTTTCAGTTTATTTGGATTAGCTTTCTTATTGCTAATCGGGGCAAGTCACTATTTTAGCTTTGTCTTAGCTATGGCTGTCCTGACTTGTGGTGAAATTTTAGCCTTTCCTGCTGTTTCCACTTTCGTTAATGATCGGGCCACTAATAAAGATAAGGGAAAATATCAAGGAATTGTTCAATCAATTACTTCAGCTGGTCGTGCTTTAGGGCCACTAATTGGTGCCTTAGTAATCGATAATTTTTCCTACTTGGTTTTATTTATCTTTTGTACCATTTTAGTTTTAATTTCCGTTCTTCTATTTGCACTGATTAATGCTTATAACAAGAAAAAGATCGCTAAATAG